In the genome of Curtobacterium sp. MCLR17_036, the window GTCGCGCATCTCGAAGCTCGCGAACGAGAGCCTGGCGAACACCACGGCTGCAGCCAGCGCGGATGCCGCCATGCCGCGGGCCGACGCCACCGCGGCGGACATCGTGCCCGAGTCCGACCTCGACGCCCGGCTCGCCGAGTCGAACCGCAGCGTCGACGCGCACCTGGCGGCCGCCGACGACGCGACCGCCCAGCAGACCGACGTGACGCTCGACAAGCCCGCCGACGCCCCGGGCACCGCGGCCAGCTCGGCCGACGACGCCTCCGGTCACCGCACCAGCGACGGGTCCGGTCGCCGCTGACCCCGAGCACGAACGACGACGCCCGCCCCGGTCGAACCGGGGCGGGCGTCGTCGTGTGGTGTCGTCAGGCGCCGCGTCGGGCGCGGAGGAACTGCAACCGCTCTTCGAGGAGCTCCTCGAGTTCCTCGCGCGAACGCCGTTCGAGCAGCATGTCCCAGTGGGTGCGAGGTGCCTTGACGTCCTCTGCGGCGACCTCGACGGGGATGCCGTCGTCACCGAGCAGCCGGCCCTCACGGCCGGAGCGCGGCTCCGACCAGGTCTGCGGGACGTCCGCGTCGGCGGAGAAGACGATGTCGAACGTCTCCCCCGATTCCGTCTGGTAGACCGCGCGCTTGCGATCCGAGAGCTCGACGCCCTCTTCGCTCTGGAGGCTCTGACTCCCGAGCCGCATGCCGCGGAGACTCCGATCAGCCATGTGTGTGCTCCTCTCGCTCGTCTACCCCTCCACAACACTGTCCCACGCGGGGTCGTTCCCGACCCGGCGCATTCACAGTCCGTTCCCAGTGGGTGGGCGCGGGAGCGGCCCCGGCACCGATCGGTTCAGCGGCGGAGGCGACGACCCCACGGCGCGCAGGCGAGCAGGACGAGCAGGCCGCCGAGCGAGAGCAGCAGCGCGATCGATCCCGACGCGAGCGACGCCGGCGTCGTCGAGGTGCCGAGGGGCACGTCGGTGATCATCGACGTCGCGGTGTACGCGGGCACCCGGTCGATGGTGCGACCGGTCGGGTCGATGACCTGCGAGGCACCGACCGTCGAGATGTTGACGAGCGAGCGACCGGTCTCGACCGCGCGCATGCGGGCGATCTCGAGCTGCTGCAGGTTCTCGTCCGTCCCGGAGAAGTCCGCGTTGTTCGTCTGCGCGAAGATCACCTGCGCTCCCCCGCGCACCATGTCCGTGGCGAGCCCGTCGTCGACGACGTCGAAGCAGATCGCGATGCCCGCACGGACACCGGCGACGGACAGCACGTTCGGCTTCGTCCCCGGGGTGTAGTCACGCTGCAGCAGCCCGATCAGCGAGGGCGCGAGCTTCGAGAAGAACCACCGGTCGGGCACGTACTCGCCGAACGGCACCGGACGCTTCTTGTCGTAGGACGACTGCCAACCGTCGGCGGTCCACACGAACGAGGTGTTGTGCAGCACCCCCGAGGACGTCTGGGTGATCGCACCGGCGACGATCGGCGCACCGACGGAGTCGACCACCGAGTCGAGCGCCGACGCGATGACCCGCTCCCGCCGCGGGTCGTACTCGGCGGACGCCTCGGGCCAGACGACGACGTCGACGCCCCGGGCCTCGATGTCCGTGGCGGCCACCTGCGACGCCAGCACGTCGCCCGGCTCCGCGCGGTCGAAGTACCCGGCCGGCCCGTTCCCCTGCACGGCCTCGACCCGGATGGTGCCGTCGGTCGTCGCGGGCCAGGCCGGCACCGCGAGGACGGCCGTGACCAGCAGCCCGGCCGTGGCCACCCGCACCGGCACGCGCACCGGTGCCCCGGGCGTCCGCGGCACGACGAGGGCGAGCGACACCACGACGGCGACGC includes:
- a CDS encoding RNA polymerase-binding protein RbpA, with protein sequence MADRSLRGMRLGSQSLQSEEGVELSDRKRAVYQTESGETFDIVFSADADVPQTWSEPRSGREGRLLGDDGIPVEVAAEDVKAPRTHWDMLLERRSREELEELLEERLQFLRARRGA
- the lnt gene encoding apolipoprotein N-acyltransferase yields the protein MRVPETGVRGVRARLGRGAVADGPFAALPLGSALPLAVIGGLLFALSFPSPGWWFLTYPALACLLLAAMGQRARRAAWLGYVAGAAFFVPAISWAGRYLGPVPWLALALFEAAFFALGIVAIALAYRWVARVVTSSAGRVWGLPAVVAALWTGREWFSGSWPYGGFAWGRVGLSQSQGPFTHLAAWVGILGLSFVVVYCVAVVVSLALVVPRTPGAPVRVPVRVATAGLLVTAVLAVPAWPATTDGTIRVEAVQGNGPAGYFDRAEPGDVLASQVAATDIEARGVDVVVWPEASAEYDPRRERVIASALDSVVDSVGAPIVAGAITQTSSGVLHNTSFVWTADGWQSSYDKKRPVPFGEYVPDRWFFSKLAPSLIGLLQRDYTPGTKPNVLSVAGVRAGIAICFDVVDDGLATDMVRGGAQVIFAQTNNADFSGTDENLQQLEIARMRAVETGRSLVNISTVGASQVIDPTGRTIDRVPAYTATSMITDVPLGTSTTPASLASGSIALLLSLGGLLVLLACAPWGRRLRR